aaaaacacctgtgcatttaaaaaatgttattactgTGATAATAAAATCTACTGGAGTTAGAGGCCATTCATACCTAATGTTGACAGGAGGATCTTTAAAGAAcacagtaaaaaatttaatttttatagcttCGGCACTGCATTCTCTAACGTTAAAGCCGGACATCTGGCAATTCTTGAAACCGGACATCTAGCATACCTGCACCCCTACgcaaatttattttggttttttaaattgtttttttttaaaagaattttactttaaattttttgttaaattctttccGGGAAACGACggttaatcaaaatttttgattagttttttccgaataaattttgtttgaaaaaaaaaataaacaaattttgattaaaaaaaaatttatagtttcctacattttctatagttttttttatagtttcttacATTTAAtgcttctaatttttttatagtttcttacATTTAATGCTACTAATCTTCTATTCTAATAACTTTACATTTCATTTAAGATTTTATCGCTAAAAATTGCCggttcaaaaagtttttaatcgtattagttttaaatgttacaaatgatattaaatattgtttataccaaaaaaaaaaaattttattccaaaaaactgcttccatttttattataacttgataataaatttacttttaaaaatttctttctttatttaatctttaaagAAGAAACAGATCTTTAAAGCCATTTTTGCTGATTTCTGCCATGGTAATATATTATCTTGGaagtttttttatgcaaaaaaaatattaaatttattttaaattgaatgaataaaaattcttttgacgcgttacaataacaataaaacttgttaaaactgaattaaacaaacaaaacaaagccgctaaattattaaacaacaatttgaaaagGGCATAAATTATATAAGCGAAGTGATCGTTTAAACAATGTTGCATTAAAATCTCGTTCACATTATACAAAGGTAATTACCAAAGTCTaagtttaaaagattattttaaaatatgatagaATTATTACTTTCTaagtttttacagtttttaatttgataaagattTCAAGAATTGGCAAGGAAGTAACGTTGAATATAGTGTGTCATAGTTCCTATGATATACCTTCCTATTTTTGAGTAGATTTGcattaatatttaagttttaaaatgtactcTCGTTTTGGTTCAATAACATATTAGGAATGATGATGTTTACAGCAGTTGATGGTGAAGTAAATTGttgatatttattataagttacAATAACTATAAattgagaaatttgtttataatataaataatttttgactttttatctataaatattatagtttaaaagaataattttaggAATACCCTTAAtcaaagttttgatatttttagaaattttatgaaaaaataaaaacttacatttcacatatttaaatatatctggGGGGTAGTGGTAttctcttatttaaaaattccacTCCCTGAATGTTGCtttctgagtttttttttaaaattgtttaccCCATTGCAAAGTTAAAAGGTACAAAGATTTTTTGATGAAGATTTAGAGGTTTTGATATTTATGCTtgcttttgtttcttttacaaCATTTGTGGTTAGAAAAGAGGTTAACATTTGTGGTTAGAAAAGAGGTTAACATTTGTGGTTAGAAAAGAGGTTAACATTTGTGGTTAGAAAAGAGGTTAACATTTGTGGTTAGAAAAGAGGTTAACATTTGTGGTTAGAAAAGAGGTTAACATTTGTGGTTAGAAAAGAGGTTAACATTTGTGGTTAGAAAAGAGGTTAACATTTGTTGTTAGAAAAGAGGTTAACATTTGTGGTTAGAAAAGAGGTTAACATTTGTGGTTAGAAAAGAGGTTAACATTTacacaaaaactaaaataaaagttaaattcaataaaaacaaacgaaagtagttaaaaatagaagtttaaCAAAGGgagcaataatttttaaaagctgtgctatgttaaacataaaagtttgttatttttaagtgtgcatgaatttttttatatgtaggTTTGCAAATTGTTGAAGtaaattttacattgtattGGTGACTAATTTTGAtacaatcattttaaattttttttttaactattgatTAAAATCATTGAagtctaaaaacattaaacataaagaaaataatttttgtatttttaaattcataaaaataatttttattttttttattttaaacactattttaagtataaacaaaattttttaggatGGTTTAAAACATGGTAAAACTTCTAAAATACCAGATAGCTACATTAAAAATGGTGTTGTTGAAATGCCAAGACCAGAATTCCATCCAGTATTGCATAATTCTTCTTTGCCTCATTTAAATAACTCAATATTAAGCAATAATAGTGATAAACTATTAGACAAAGAGGAAAGTGTTCAAAATGGTTTTGCAAAGAATAAAACACAtgactttctaaattttaataaaaagaaaaagaaaaaacatcgTAACAGTCTACCGTCTTATAGTATAAAGTCTCCTATTCTAGACCAAGGAGAGGTTTCTTCAACTGATTTTGGGGATGAAACTGATGAAGATGCAAAGATAGAAGACTTAAGTAAAGAAAagcttttatctttttttaacgtaaaaatagaatttaaacatttttttatttatatttttaatctattaacTTTTTAGATGTACCATGTCCTTGTCATAATTCTCATGTTGGAAAAGAGTTTGcaaatgaagtatttttttttttataaggaaaaaaaaattgtatatttttattagaattttttttctaccaAAATCTTACTCATATTTTTCAGGAATTTGATTTTGACGTGGACGCTCTCTTTGATCATTTGTTTTCTCAAGATTCTGACACaatgaaagaaatttttgaacaaagaaattttcaaggttttatttatacaatgttttttttcttctattaaattagtatagtttttttttacctttgttCCTCCAAGTTAAGAATGTAAAAATGttgatcaaaaatatttaaaaagtgcaaTAATCAATTTAATTCGATTTCTCctgattcaaataatatttgtaaaaaaactcaCCACATACATTTCCTCTACACATTAAGTCAGACAAGTAAGACCCTGAGGTATTTgtttgatttatgaaaaattctttttagttgATGGTTGTGTAATTAtatgtttcaaatttaaattacagatgatttataacatttgttaaaaagtctctaaaaagtatttagtttgGGATTTCTcattaagttaaataactttaattataattttagacTGGAAATACACTCCATTAACAGAGGAAAATGGCATAAAAACGCAAACTTTAACCTATACAGTTCCATTAAATTACAGTATTGGACCAAAACAATCTATGACAGAATCCAAACAGGTAACACATACTAAATGCCATTTGTTTTCTCtttttgtatatgttttaattttataacagtaaaattttattttttgatagactttttctaaagaaaacaaaagtggATCTTTTTATGTGGTTGATGTCttggtttgtttgtttttaatctaaagaaatttattattttttattataaaagcagTTGGTTTTTTACAGagttcttataaaaatatttattaaattgtttttcaatatacaaatatttttttaaattattattactttttagcaTACAAAATTCATAAGtgttttataaatcaaatttagaaAATGTGCTTACATTCTTAGTTTTCTTTAGAGCACCAGCTTTGGGGTTCCTTATTCTGATAGCTTCAACATTGTCACAAGATATTGTTTAACTAGAGCAATAGGAAATAGATCTCGTCttcagtaaaaatgtttttttgtttttttaattccatCATAGGTATATGCATTAAAACattctgttttgttttaatgCACATACCTTAGATGGAGTTCAAAAACATACTGCTTAGACATCGCAGACAAATATGTCAGGCATTTACTCAAACATTACTTTGATAATATTtagacaataatttttttttgaaattaatatttgataaagactattatttatatgtttttttattttttttttacttttttataatttttttttgttttactttttttactagaATTTATGGTGAAATTCTGTACTCAAAAAAAGTGTTTGGATTAGTAAAAAGTGAGtaactatatatttaagaataaatgttgtaaagttttattaatgtataatgcgagaagtttttttaatatattatatttcttattttgaaaacttttaaattacaattgAGTATACAATCATTTTTGATAACTTTAGGCTCTTTTTTAAGCTctctgttttataaaaattttgaacatataAATACTACACAGggatattaacatatttttgaaaaattaaagcttAGTTATAGGTTTTTTAGGTATATTATGAAAACTCTGTATTTTGGattgtagtttaaaaaatcatctgTCAACAATCTTGATAAATATTAGAGAGTAGTTAAACTTTCAATAACATTTcatttgttttcatatttaaaaactctatttttgaccaaattgataaaaactctATTTTTGACCAAATTGactgaaataatattatttaacacattttttctatattcacatacttttttctatttttaaaaacaacttcgTGCAGTGTATGGTTACTTTTTTCAAcggaaaaaaaagtaactattgggttttacaattttatttttcaagaaaatttaattcagtaaagagctttaaaaaatgttaaattcaGAATAAATActgtttatttctattttcaaTGTTATAATGTCTTATAAAATCAATCCTTTTTCTAACATCTTcaatactattgttttattatgtTCAGAGAGGCATTTTTCTATTCTTAGACAAAGTTGATAGAATAATTTAGCTTCCCAGCTATGCtcatatacttttaatttttttttccaaccaTGCTCATATACATCTCAGTATAGACCAAAAGTCCTCAATGGGTCAATCCTCTGACAAATTGCCAGGGTTGTTTTGTTTATCGGCATGCTCAATGGAGTTGTTAATAGTGTAGTCTAAATCATAATGGTACCTTAGTAATGcttttgaataaaagaaataaaccTTGCAGCCAAACACTCATCTCAATATTTTCTGATTGattgcattttatatttttgacaatgtATGGTACCAATATTCTACAAGGAAATATAGCAAGCTATACAacttgtaattgtttttttagatttactaCACTGAAGTAACATTAGATTTTTGTTGCTTGAATAGTAATTATCATTGCTATTGATACTGAAGTGAAATTACTTTCATCTCcgtttgtaatatatttatttttgatttgcaCATTTGGTTATAACTGCTTTTATTTAAGCTTCTTTATCCAGAGATTTTTTAACTCTCTTAAGATAGTGAGCGAATAAAGCATTTGACGAGTGTCCTTTGTGAAATCTCCCTGACTTGTTAATTTGTTTGACACtgataaattgatttaaagtgGTTTTTGCTTTCTTGATGAATATTTGTACAGAATTATCTgagcatttttttatcaatagcacttaattcttcttcttcttcttcttcttcttcttcttcttcttcttcttcttcttcttcttcttcttcttcttcttcttcctaatattattattattattattattattgctattattatattattatgttttggTTGGCAAtggaacaataaaaaatagtcTTGGCAATTGAATACTGATGGAGCATTACAAGATCTCAGCTTTGCATCATCATTAACATAAGACTGGCTAGagtcaaaaaaaacaaactattaatttaagcaatataatttaaaatacttctcagtaaaattaatttaaacagtaGTAGCGtaagaaaattaataattaaaaaatgcaaattaaacacttttaatattgagtgttttttttgttttgaatctaGCCAGTCTTATGTTAATGGTGATGCAAAGCTGAGATCTTGTAATGCTCCATCAGTATTCAATTgccaagaatatttttttttgttccattgccaactaaaatataataataataataataataatataacaaaaattactgATGAAATCTAAGTTCGGTGTTTGAATAAGATTATATTTCCTTACCTAAAACAATCTTATTCTTAGCATaatcttttgtttctttagaggttgtccataaagtacgtacgcttttttcTCACCAATTCCCTCATCCCCTCATTTTGCCATAGACATTTCCTCATCCCAATTCACCAATTCCCTCATCCCCTCATTTTTGAGTACCctctacctccctaaaagtacctatgCTTTTAACCTACAaacccaacattttatgatatttttttaaatttagtgtctccatacttttataattgacctactgCCCCCCAACTCATATAGGCCATTTACAAACACCCTCTTCCTCTCCAAGCATACGTTCTTTATGGACGGTCCCTTAtcacaacttattttttatttttatttttattttacatatttaatttaatatttttaattgattataaacaatttatagagAGATTTTAGTTACCAATAAGATATTCGTAAATAAAATCTatgttcataaataaattacgtCAAAAGAACTTTACACAATATTGaattaataagaaacaaaaaattttaaatacatttgtgaaaagagttcttttaaacaaaaacacttctttttttaaatttaaaaaagttttttatttcttttcatatattttaatctacgatgaaaagatttaatttcttaatttaataaagattgcaaaacaattttacaatccttcaaaattaaactttacattctttgttttactatttcctttaaaactattgtaaaactttaaaaatcatatttagtTCAAagtcttctaaaaaaaaattctttaaaataatcacAGTTGcagttaaattcttttttttttacaacctaATATTTTCTGAATAGATGTCACATAAACTATATTGaaagattaaaagtttaaatattccaaaataataaattaccaTTTCTTACATAAAATGTGAGCTGCCTAATGCTTCTTAATGAAGCCTGTCTTTatcattttacaattttttagcaTGTAATGTTGACAATCATTTTTGGGTAGTGGAAAACTCTGTCCCACTGTGtaatactaaaattttagtaataattcTTCTGTCTCAAGCATAAATCAACGCTTTAAAAAAAGCCtctaaaacaataacaaaaagcATTGAATTAACACCAAAACTCCTCAAAGCCCACTATACTATTTCTCTTGGCcctctgtcaaaagcttttttacGGTCTTCAAATGCCGtcaacaaatcttttttcttttccaaaagttatttttgaacttgaaaaactttgaaataataaatactgCTTTATAGTAGTTAATATTGCATCTGTTAATCTTTTTCCATGTCTaaaaccaaactgttttgttattgttaaattttgttaaattgttaaatttgctgctttttattttgttagtgattcaaaaattattttattttcgttatctGGTTAATTAAAATCTCTTGCTCATCGTGTCACTACTGCAAGTGTATCTCTTGCTCATCATGTCACTACTGCTAGTGTATTTCTTGCTCATCGTGTCACTACTGCTAGTGTATCTCTTGCTCATCGTCTCACTACTTATCTGGTAATTTCTTGATATGAGCCACATTCTGCATCTCTGCAtcctttataaatttttatcatctttttatctttggtattttattttggtaCCATTACATAGCTAAGATCCCCTATAGCCCCTAAAGCTTTCAGCATTTCAGCTAAAACACCAGAAGAACCTCTAGTCTAACTAAATCCTCTAAGTATTTGATTTCACTTCTTGAGAGATTATCAGTTCTGTTGGTCCACTAACCATATTCACTGCAGATAAATCTCTTTTGCTCTAACCAAATTGTTCATTTAgccattaaataattaaatcaaatattttgcaaattataaaacttattagtaatagcatatatatatatgtgtgtgtgtatatatatacatatatgtgtatatatacatatatacacatatatatatgtgtgtatatacatatatacacacacatatatatatatatatatatatatatatatatatatatatatatatatatatatattcacttaCAATTCCAACTGTATAGATTAGAATTTTAAGATTTCCATTAcacaatgtaacaaaaaaaaaaaaaatttctgtttatcaaagttttttgatgtttcttaattaatttgagTATGCTGAGTCTGAATATGACAttggattttttattgcatcaatcgtttggtcgtaaaaaaaaaaaaaatcaattaaacatataattaatataaatcgTTTTGCATTAGATTCTACTTTAgtcaatataaaacatttactaattCAAAAGTGTTATGTTATGTTACAAAACTTCATGTTACATCATGTTTcttacatatattacataatgttACATTATATTGTATTGTAACAGTCTCTCACAATCtcaaaaaacactaaaagtGAACAGTAGAACGAGGTTTTCTTTTATGAAGTTTCTCGTCATCGCGTATCAAACACCAGATGTAGTCACCCATCATAGCTGCATCCCATCTGCCCTGGTATCTTTTCTCCATTGCAAGAATATCCTGATGGAAACGTTCCCCGTGCTCTTCACTCACATCACCCAAATTTGGTCTGAAAAATTCCAAGTGTGAATGCAGGTAATGCAGCTTTATTGACATTCTGCATTTCATATCTGCGTACCGTACAATTAAGTTTTCCACTATCTCTTTGTAGTTATCACTCTTATTGTTGCCTAAAAAGCTATGAACAACATGTCTAAATGCAGTCCATGCTTCTTTTTCAACAGCAGACATTTTGTCCTCAAGCTCCTTACATGCCAACATAACTTTAATCTGTGGACCAACGAATATACCTGCTGAAATTTTTGCATCTGACACCTTTGGAAACATCTGCCGAATATGCTGGAATGCTGCACTATCTGGGTTTAATGCTTTGACAAATTGTTTGATAAGACCAAGTTTAATGTGAAGGGGTGGTAGTAAGATCTTTTCAACAGGTATCAGAGATTGATTAATAACATTGTGCAAACCAGGCTGTAAATGTTCTCTCACTGGCCACTCACGTCTTGTGAAGTGCTGGTTTGCAGCCCTGCTATCccataaacaaagaaaacacgAGTACTTTGTGTATCCTCCTTGCAGACCGAGAAGAAATGCTAGCATCTTAAAGTCTCCACATACATCCCACTTGTAACTGTCGTAGTTGATTTTCTCAAGCAACAACTTCACGTTCTTATAGTCTTCCTTTAGATGAACGGAATGAGCTACTGGAATCGAAGGAAATCGGTTTCCGTTATGGAGCAAAACTGCCTTTAGACTTCTTGTTGAGCTGTCAATGAATAATCTCCACTCTTCAGGATTGTGAACAATGCCAATGTCATTGAAAAGACCACGAACGTCATGACAATAGCACAGTGATTCTGATACTACATAAAAGTATGCGAATGTTTCATGTCTTTTTCGGTATTTCGAGGTTCTGCAGCTTGGATCTAATAAATTCCATTCTTTCAAACGTGATGTCAGAAGTTCTGCATTTGATTTAGTGAGACCTAAATCTCGTACTAAGTCATCAAGTTCTTGTTGGATAGGGAAATGAGGTGAATCATTCGGTTCCCTGAAATCACAGTCATCATTGAGTTCATCCGGTGAGTCTACTTCAGAATGATATGCAGCTGCTTCTTCGGATTGAGGTGGAGTAGGAACAGGCAATTCATCACTGTGTGGAACTGGTCCAATAGAAGATGGTGTACTTGGATAAACTAGAGTCAGCCTATCTTTcggttttttatactttgaaatgtCAACAATGCAGAAAAAGCAGTCATCATGATGGTTCGTCGGTTCTCTCCATATTCTCGGAATCGCAAAGGGCATTGACTTTCGGATTCCACGCAGCCATCCTTCCAGAGTTGATCTGCAGCTACCACAACTGTAGTGTGGTGCCCACGATTTGTCCTGATCTCCCATAGCCATGCCAAAATAAGCATGATATGCAGTAAAGAATTTTGTACCACTGACAATCTTATGTTTAGCTTGTGTTGGACTAATATAGTAACCACAAACATAACAGAATGAGTCAGGACAAAGCTTGCAGGATCTACTAGACATATTCACCACTTCATGTAACAGTTGTAATTagttaaactgaaaataaacacacaaatatagttaaaatcagcatatatatataatgttttaattgcattaCACATATACGAAAACTCCGAAATATACTTTATGCTTTTTCTCAGGAAATCTTGATGATAGAGAAAAACCAATGGTACCACTGAAATCAGCATACAAAAATTAtgtaagaaacattaaaaaattaacataaacaaaaatgttgttacatggtgttattgaaaaatatttaagaataagaAGAGTAAGTTAATGAATAAATTAGTGTGCAAAATTGATGGAACacttaaaatgtattttgttagatatgATTACTCGTACGACTGAAGATgcattaaaagattattatctGTGTCTTTGTAAGTTTTTCtattctttcttcttttttacttttgtttttgtttaagttaaaatGCTATTAATTTTTGCTAAAGTGTTAtggaagaatatatatatatatatatatatatatatatatatatatatatatatatatatatatatatatatatatatatatatatatatatatatataaatatatatatatatatattaggtattcGACCGAATATTGCAAACAATTTGGCCGAATAACAGATTGTAACAATAAAAAGCgcataaaaaaggattaatacttatttaatccttttttatgcacttttttttttatatctatttttttattttaacaaatagttaACGCGTAtttgatacttaaaaaataatgtaggtAAATGCTATGCTAATGAATAAATTTTGcttattaatttattcaaaatttaatttattctaattttattagaattaagtattttttgttgttttattattattttttttttattaaagttgttaaaatactTTAGCACCTTCGTCTATTAAATTTATGATCATTTATTAGTGTGTCATATGTTTATAGTGCAATCCTTAAGAAGTGAATCCAGAATTTCTCCAAATAAAGGAAACAAGGTTTCAATAagtaaattaagaaaagaatCTTTTAAATCTAATCAATCTACAGAAAAGTTTAGTAAACATGCTAACATTGTCCTGCAGAAACaaagtaagtaatttttttttctttatttcattatgTTCTTGTGTTATAAACATTACAACTATATGAATCTACTGCACAGCATaagaaatacaaattttctaaactttatctcacattaaaaaatcagatacagacacatttttaatgttatattttcagCACAGCAAAATTAGTTATAATTGGCTGATTTAATTACCAATACACTTTGGCTGTTGACCAGTGTGTTTAGCTAAAAGCCATGGAATgaaaaattccatttttaaaatgttataaaaaaacaagatttaaccaaaaatttacaacaattttcataaaattcacatttaaataaaaagatagttATAAtcagtttaataatataaatgcaaaGTTACCtgcatattttaatttgtaacatTAGATGTTACAAATtagaatataatatttaagtaaatttgtgAGGGGATGGTAAATTTGTGAGGGGATGGCAAATTTGTGAGGGGATGGCAACTTTAgataaagtaaactttaataatttttaatctgatTTCTGCGATACTTATTGTGAGGTAAAATTTAGGAATAAAGCAAACAGTAACCACCAGTGTCTGATCTGTAGGGATCTAAAAATAATTGCCTTCTTGCTAGGAATGTAACTggaatacaaattttattgctATCTCTGCGGGTGGGATACTAGAGCACAGAACACTATAAAGCAAAAGTTTTGCCTTTCCAGAAGTTTTTAGATCcaggaaaaaatatatacccACTAGTAGAATGATGCTGCACACATCTGACTAGTGGACTCCAAAAAGGTTTTGTTACC
This genomic interval from Hydra vulgaris chromosome 01, alternate assembly HydraT2T_AEP contains the following:
- the LOC100212544 gene encoding protein Aster-B isoform X4; protein product: MSAEEGLVSDYSCAFYRDILIHGRLYLSRTWLCFHANIIGWETLVTVRWSDVTSITKEKTAKLIPNAIQIYTGSDKYFFTTFVSREKAYTALFRIWQNALLGQPLGTSQLKFLCRKYQQKQMSSTDLLDGEAGFVENDVDISTDAKSNHLKELLDDGLKHGKTSKIPDSYIKNGVVEMPRPEFHPVLHNSSLPHLNNSILSNNSDKLLDKEESVQNGFAKNKTHDFLNFNKKKKKKHRNSLPSYSIKSPILDQGEVSSTDFGDETDEDAKIEDLNVPCPCHNSHVGKEFANEEFDFDVDALFDHLFSQDSDTMKEIFEQRNFQDWKYTPLTEENGIKTQTLTYTVPLNYSIGPKQSMTESKQTFSKENKSGSFYVVDVLSTSFGVPYSDSFNIVTRYCLTRAIGNRSRLQIYGEILYSKKVFGLVKNMITRTTEDALKDYYLCLLQSLRSESRISPNKGNKVSISKLRKESFKSNQSTEKFSKHANIVLQKQSSRVKAPDFNLSHKELIVNNPRHVIVYSFIFIFILGLNIYLLVRMRSLENLILVERPLFADGKAPVTPEDWEKLLQYQKNLQTSQLSRFHDFVDKTLSLVQQVENSMLAMQKELHLYENNFEASGN